A single genomic interval of Brevibacillus brevis harbors:
- a CDS encoding amino acid permease: MSQNQLQRGLKARHLTMIAIGGSIGTGLFLASGGSIHSAGPGGALVAYLAISIMVYFLMTSLGEMAAFMPVSGSFSTYATRFVDPSLGFALGWNYWYNWAITIAVELSASALIMKYWFPDTPAILWSALFLGLLFALNLLSVKAYGESEYWFALIKVITVIIFIIVGVLMIFGIMGGQAVGFQNFTKGDAPFNGGFMALLGVFMIAGFSFQGTELVGVAAGESEDPARNIPKAIRQIFWRILLFYILAILIIGLLVPYDNPNLISGDLTDIAISPFTIVFENAGFAFAASVMNAVILTSVLSAGNSGMYASTRMLWNLAKEGKAPKWFAKVTGNGVPINALILTALIGALAFLSSLFGEGEVYVWLLNASGMSGFIAWLGIAISHYRFRKAFIAQGRDLSELPYRAKWFPFGPIFAFIICCIVILGQNYSAFMGGTIDWYGVLVSYIGLPLFLIIWLAYKVTQKTKLVPLEQVDFSMDEYTK, translated from the coding sequence ATGTCACAAAATCAATTGCAACGTGGTTTAAAAGCCCGACACCTGACGATGATCGCCATCGGCGGCTCGATTGGGACGGGATTGTTTCTTGCGAGTGGAGGCTCGATCCACTCCGCCGGACCTGGTGGAGCTTTAGTCGCCTATCTCGCCATTAGTATCATGGTTTACTTTTTAATGACCAGCTTGGGGGAAATGGCGGCCTTCATGCCTGTTTCCGGTTCGTTTTCGACGTATGCCACACGGTTCGTCGATCCATCTCTCGGTTTTGCTCTCGGCTGGAACTACTGGTACAACTGGGCCATTACCATTGCCGTCGAGCTGTCAGCTTCCGCACTCATTATGAAATATTGGTTCCCGGATACCCCAGCGATATTGTGGAGTGCTTTGTTCCTCGGATTGCTGTTTGCCTTGAATCTCCTGTCTGTGAAAGCCTATGGAGAATCTGAATATTGGTTCGCCTTGATTAAAGTAATAACGGTTATCATCTTTATTATTGTGGGTGTGTTGATGATTTTTGGCATTATGGGCGGTCAAGCAGTCGGCTTCCAAAACTTCACCAAAGGCGACGCGCCATTCAACGGCGGCTTCATGGCCCTGCTCGGTGTCTTTATGATTGCCGGATTCTCTTTTCAAGGGACAGAGCTGGTTGGTGTCGCAGCTGGAGAGAGCGAAGACCCTGCCCGCAACATTCCGAAGGCCATCCGTCAAATTTTTTGGCGCATCCTGCTCTTCTACATTCTCGCTATTTTGATCATCGGGTTGCTGGTTCCATACGATAATCCAAATCTGATCAGCGGCGACCTTACGGATATTGCGATCAGCCCGTTTACGATTGTATTTGAAAATGCCGGTTTTGCTTTTGCAGCATCCGTCATGAATGCCGTTATTCTCACGTCAGTATTGTCTGCTGGTAACTCTGGCATGTACGCCTCTACACGCATGCTGTGGAACCTGGCGAAAGAAGGAAAAGCACCAAAATGGTTCGCAAAAGTAACCGGTAACGGCGTACCGATCAATGCCCTGATCTTGACTGCGCTCATCGGCGCCCTTGCTTTTCTGTCCTCTCTGTTTGGAGAAGGCGAAGTGTATGTCTGGCTTTTGAATGCTTCCGGTATGTCAGGCTTCATCGCCTGGCTGGGAATTGCCATTAGTCACTACCGTTTCCGCAAAGCGTTTATCGCTCAGGGCCGTGACTTAAGCGAATTGCCTTATCGGGCAAAGTGGTTCCCGTTTGGTCCGATTTTTGCCTTCATCATTTGCTGTATCGTTATTTTGGGGCAAAACTATTCCGCATTCATGGGTGGAACGATCGACTGGTATGGCGTCCTGGTCTCTTACATTGGCCTGCCACTCTTCTTAATCATTTGGCTCGCTTATAAAGTCACCCAAAAGACCAAGCTCGTCCCTCTAGAACAAGTGGACTTCAGCATGGATGAATACACGAAGTAA
- a CDS encoding DinB family protein: MNRKELLLHGWECTYDKEDWYPPLKEALSGVSAAEASWRPVGEAANTIWENVSHLLYYKERLLHRLMGTEFPGSAETNDDTFIPSGGPDDEDAWQATLARMESVHRHIHEKLSLLTDEELNQMATYTPIYQNVMSLVLHDAFHTGQIVQIRKLQGSWPARRSFE; the protein is encoded by the coding sequence ATGAATCGGAAGGAATTGCTTTTGCACGGATGGGAATGTACGTATGACAAGGAAGACTGGTATCCACCCTTAAAAGAAGCGCTTTCCGGCGTATCAGCAGCCGAGGCGAGCTGGCGCCCTGTGGGAGAAGCAGCCAACACGATCTGGGAAAACGTCAGCCACCTTCTTTATTACAAAGAACGCCTGTTGCATCGTCTAATGGGCACTGAATTTCCTGGATCGGCTGAGACGAACGATGATACCTTCATCCCGTCCGGCGGTCCCGATGACGAAGACGCTTGGCAAGCTACTCTCGCTCGCATGGAAAGCGTCCACCGCCACATTCACGAAAAGCTTTCCTTGCTGACGGATGAGGAGTTAAATCAGATGGCTACTTATACGCCCATTTACCAAAATGTGATGAGTCTGGTCCTGCATGATGCGTTTCATACGGGACAAATCGTCCAAATTCGCAAGCTGCAAGGCTCCTGGCCTGCCAGACGATCATTTGAATAA
- a CDS encoding CGNR zinc finger domain-containing protein: MDWLCIDFLNSDWRDWRGSGRGENRLENQEWLSSFLQTYKLTAPLPMNEACAASLLQLRERLRRMLEAVVRGERFQEEDLAELNRALALAPFHVQVLYVEEEGSYRQEQSSSTEGWPLVMAQIAASFAELLAPQHLERVKICDNEDCCWVFYDESRNRVRRWCDDKMCGNLMKVRRFRERKKEKG; this comes from the coding sequence ATGGACTGGCTTTGTATCGATTTTTTAAATAGTGATTGGCGGGATTGGCGCGGTTCTGGTCGTGGGGAAAATCGCCTGGAGAACCAGGAATGGCTGTCATCCTTTTTGCAAACATACAAGCTAACCGCACCGCTGCCGATGAATGAGGCGTGTGCCGCTTCACTTTTGCAGTTGCGCGAGCGTTTGCGACGTATGCTGGAAGCAGTTGTCCGTGGAGAGCGATTCCAAGAGGAGGACCTAGCGGAATTGAACAGAGCTTTGGCTCTCGCTCCTTTTCATGTGCAGGTGTTGTATGTAGAAGAGGAGGGTAGCTACAGGCAAGAGCAATCCAGCTCAACAGAGGGCTGGCCCCTCGTCATGGCACAAATTGCAGCCTCTTTCGCGGAGTTGCTTGCCCCGCAGCATCTGGAGCGAGTCAAAATATGTGACAACGAGGATTGCTGCTGGGTGTTTTATGATGAAAGCCGCAACCGGGTGCGCCGCTGGTGTGATGACAAAATGTGCGGAAACCTGATGAAGGTGCGCCGTTTTCGCGAACGGAAAAAGGAGAAAGGGTGA